GATGGAAAGATCATAATCCAACGGATTCTTGATGATATCGTCCTGAGTCATACCGCGCCTCTTTGAAATTTTGTTTTTCCGCTTTGTGAACGGAATACATCAAAAAATATAGTAAACGAAAAAAAGCGAGTTGATGTTATTAAAGTTACTAGAATGTTTTGAAAATCTCTAGTACACTCTAGTAACTAATACCTAGTAACTCGTTACTAGCCTCAAATCGACAGACTCGGGAAGTGTATTTTTGTGCGGAGCCCGGGGTTTGCGTTTTCAAGTTCAATCGTCATGTTGCATAGGGTGCACAACTTCTTGACCATCGAAAGCCCGATGCCCGTGCCGCTTGTCTGCCTTGTCATCTCGTTTTCGACTCTGTAGAATTCCTGGAAGACCTTCTTCATTTCGGAGGGCGGAATGCCCGGACCGTAGTCGCGCACGGCGAGGTACATGTCGGTTCCCTTGATGCGGAGTTCCACGTTAATCATCTTGTAGTCGGCATTCTTGGAGAACTTGAGCGAGTTGTCGACGAGGTTCATCAGAATCTGCATGATGGCGTCACGGTCGATCATGAGGCTGATGTTGTCTGCATCCGTGTCCGAAGAAACCGTGAGTTCGAATCCCTGCTTTTCGACGTTCTTGCTGTAAGTCGAGACGAAGTCGTCGAGGACCTGCTTGGGCTTGTCCATGCGTAGCTGCACGTTCCAGCGGTTGCCATCGAGCTTCGAAAGGTTCAGCACGTTTTGGATGAGTCTCGAAAGGCGGTCGGCTTCGCTTGCGATTTGTCCATAATACTTCTGCTTCTTTTCTTCGCTTGCAACCCAGGAATTCTGCAACAGCTCGGCGTACATCTTGATGGCGGTGAGCGGAGTCTTGAGTTCGTGCGTAATGGCTGAGACAAAGTCCTGGCGTTTCGCGGCAAGCTTCACACGGCTTTGTGTCACATGATAAATCGAGATAAGGCCTATTGCAAGTACCGCAAGCATCAGGAACCCGATGAAGAAAACGAAATCTCCGCCGGGGGCGCGTTGCGTGGTGTACATCTTGAATGTGATATCTGAAAGGGGCGCCTGCAACGATTCGGAGAGAAGTTCCGTCGTGATGTTGTTGCGTTCACCAAAAGCGACAAAGGACTTGTTCTTGTGGAAAAACGCGAGCACGAGCGGGTCTTGCTGATTGCCCTTGGTAACGCCCTTGTATTTTTCGATTTCGTTTTTTACAAGGTTTGTGAGGTAGGCGCGCGCATCGACGATAAAGCCCTGGATGAACACGTCGTGGCCACGTCTCACCGTGCGGTGGAAAATGATATAGTTTGAATCGACAATTGCCTGGAAGAAGTCGATTTCGGCTTCCATGGAGTGCGTCGTTTCGGTGTTGATCAGGCGGACCAGAAGACCGGTTGTATCGAGCTTTGTCGATTCGACTCCGAAGGCGAAGTCACCGGTTTCGGTAATTTGTTCGACACGCGGTCTGTTGGCTTTCTTCTTTTTGCGTGTGCTTGCAATGTCAAGGTCCTGCTTGTAAATCTGGTCGATGAGCCTGCTGTCGTTTTTGCGCGTAGAGTCTGCGCTTTTCTCGGTGCTGCTTGATGTTGGCGCGTTCGCCGAAGACGAAATTGCGGAGAATCCGGATGTGTTGAGAATCTGGCCAATCTTATTGCGGATGGCAAGGCGCTTGTCCCTATCGACCATCGGAATCTTTTCGAGGACTCCATCTGGGAGGACTGGCGTACTCAAGTTTCCGGCTGGGTCCAGCTGGAAATGCCCGACAAGGCCAACATAGTGGCTTCTCTGCGGAAATTCCGCAAGTTCGGACATCGTGATTTCTTCACCGCCAAATACCGGGACCGAGCGGATGAATCTGTAGTCGGCGTAAGAGCGCCTGTCTTCAATCGCTAGGTCTGCGGTGATGTTCTTGTTCAAATTCTGGAGCACAGAGAACGCGTGTTCCTTGTAGCCAAAGAGCGACGACGTTTGCAGCTGTGCGTAAGAATGGCTTAAAAGCAATATTACGGGAATCGCAATAACGATAAAAATCGCCACAAAAATGAGACGATCTTTAGAGGCAAGGATAAGGCTCCGAAGAGCCTTGTACTTGCTAGAGAGGTATGTAGATAGTTTGTTTATACTGATTTCTCGCATTCTGGAGCCGAGCGCATCTGGTAACCTTCACCGCGGAATGTGACGAGCAGTTTCGGATGAGCCGGATCGTCTTCAATCTTCTTGCGGAGCTTGGTGATGTGGATATCGACTGTACGCGTATCCACAGATTCTGCATTTTCGTAGCCCCAGACCTTGCGGAGGAGTTCGGAACGCGGAATGGCATGGTCGCGATTGTTCCAGAGGTATTCAAGAATTTCGATTTCCTTGCGGGTGAATGCCAGCTCTTCCGTACCGCGCACGCCTGTGTATTCACGGAAGTTCACGCGGAGGTTGCCGGCAACAAGCTTGCCTTCGTTTTCCATCGTCTGGCGGCTACGGCGGAGCACAGCTTCAATACGTGCAAGGAGCATCGGCACGGAGAACGGCTTCGGAATGTAGTCGTCGGCGCCGAACT
This is a stretch of genomic DNA from Fibrobacter sp. UBA4297. It encodes these proteins:
- a CDS encoding response regulator transcription factor, which produces MTQNTSSTNILIIEDEIAIAEGLVDLCELNGYRVKHVVDGESGLAEALSGQYGLVLLDLMLPGMDGFTVCDKIREKDKSLPIIILSAKNSDDDIINGLKFGADDYIPKPFSVPMLLARIEAVLRRSRQTMENEGKLVAGNLRVNFREYTGVRGTEELAFTRKEIEILEYLWNNRDHAIPRSELLRKVWGYENAESVDTRTVDIHITKLRKKIEDDPAHPKLLVTFRGEGYQMRSAPECEKSV
- a CDS encoding sensor histidine kinase, whose amino-acid sequence is MREISINKLSTYLSSKYKALRSLILASKDRLIFVAIFIVIAIPVILLLSHSYAQLQTSSLFGYKEHAFSVLQNLNKNITADLAIEDRRSYADYRFIRSVPVFGGEEITMSELAEFPQRSHYVGLVGHFQLDPAGNLSTPVLPDGVLEKIPMVDRDKRLAIRNKIGQILNTSGFSAISSSANAPTSSSTEKSADSTRKNDSRLIDQIYKQDLDIASTRKKKKANRPRVEQITETGDFAFGVESTKLDTTGLLVRLINTETTHSMEAEIDFFQAIVDSNYIIFHRTVRRGHDVFIQGFIVDARAYLTNLVKNEIEKYKGVTKGNQQDPLVLAFFHKNKSFVAFGERNNITTELLSESLQAPLSDITFKMYTTQRAPGGDFVFFIGFLMLAVLAIGLISIYHVTQSRVKLAAKRQDFVSAITHELKTPLTAIKMYAELLQNSWVASEEKKQKYYGQIASEADRLSRLIQNVLNLSKLDGNRWNVQLRMDKPKQVLDDFVSTYSKNVEKQGFELTVSSDTDADNISLMIDRDAIMQILMNLVDNSLKFSKNADYKMINVELRIKGTDMYLAVRDYGPGIPPSEMKKVFQEFYRVENEMTRQTSGTGIGLSMVKKLCTLCNMTIELENANPGLRTKIHFPSLSI